The Balearica regulorum gibbericeps isolate bBalReg1 chromosome 5, bBalReg1.pri, whole genome shotgun sequence genome window below encodes:
- the C5H11orf16 gene encoding LOW QUALITY PROTEIN: uncharacterized protein C11orf16 homolog (The sequence of the model RefSeq protein was modified relative to this genomic sequence to represent the inferred CDS: deleted 1 base in 1 codon): MARSAGFLPTGRRYCSAVPALDKLSCSSVTPGVNPCCRSSFVVHPAWIAEPLAPQRCHCVPSPGPAWKRLSAPGRSVGLGCNVPVLVRGEQDGFYYRGTVKEEIESERGMFLVEFAEPLVSRGSHPVRVQKTAKDDILECVNGMKHSLLPGDKVLAPWESDMARYGPGTVLTGIETRDPLRASEDEEIMIQFWNDKKVKLQRGVALWIPPSLWERIVEMIHMPFTSRAKPRESPDANSCTFSCSPNTALISVCAVHSLAKHCLLCSPCWPRLHYHCDGICCSSAYVRCICCCYPHVDAWWPLPSRSLVFQRETEEAESSGKPSPHLLELEGPNQEQPAVVAASSPSSDSEWDLEPFPAKSTVVDSAVNTASVCLEKPRLKDSARPEGNTGKEATTSPIPVVQDSAATAAYVQRAGRNPKPSLLGTRPTLPQLIGVQCLKPSSRLPEGNLQ, from the exons ATGGCTCGTTCGGCAGGGTTCCTGCCTACGGGTCGCAGGTATTGCAGCGCGGTGCCAGCTCTGGACAAGCTCTCGTGCTCCAGCGTCACACCTGGTGTCAacccctgctgcaggagctctTTTGTGGTGCATCCCGCCTGGATCGCCGAGCCTCTCGCCCCCCAGAG gTGCCACTGCGTCCCCTCCCCTGGCCCAGCATGGAAGAGGCTGAGCGCACCAGGGAGATCAGTGGGCTTAGGCTGCAACGTACCTGTGCTGGTGAGAGGGGAACAAGATGGATTTTACTACCGTGGTACAGTAAAAGAGGAGATAGAG AGTGAGAGAGGCATGTTTCTGGTAGAGTTTGCCGAACCACTTGTGTCACGTGGAAGCCATCCAGTGCGTGTGCAAAAAACAGCAAAGGATGACATCCTGGAATGTGTGAACGGGATGAAGCACTCCTTACTCCCTGGAGACAAAGTGTTGGCACCCTGGGAGTCAGATATGGCCAGGTACGGCCCAGGAACCGTCCTCACGGGCATTGAGACAAGGGACCCCTTACGAG CCtcagaagatgaagaaattaTGATCCAGTTCTGGAATGACAAGAAAGTGAAACTCCAGCGAGGTGTGGCTCTGTGGATCCCTCCTAGCCTGTGGGAGAGGATTGTAGAGATGATCCACATGCCCTTCACCAGCAGGGCGAAGCCCAGAGAAAGTCCGGATGCTAACTCTTGTACTTTTTCCTGCAGTCCTAATACAGCCttgatttctgtttgtgctgTACATAGCCTTGCCAAGCACTGCCTCCTCTGCTCACCCTGCTGGCCACGTTTGCACTATCACTGTGATGGTATATGCTGTTCGTCAGCATATGTAAGgtgcatctgctgctgctatcCCCATGTTGATGCTTGGTGGCCGCTTCCATCCAGGTCTCTGGTCTTTCAGAGAGAAACTGAAGAGGCAGAGTCCAGCGGCAAGCCCTCTCCACACCTTCTAGAACTGGAAGGTCCAAACCAAGAACAACCAGCAGTTGTGGCAGcatcttccccctcctctgaTTCAGAGTGGGACCTGGAACCGTTCCCCGCTAAGAGTACTGTGGTGGACAGTGCTGTTAACACAGCGTCTGTCTGTCTTGAGAAGCCCAGGCTAAAGGATTCTGCAAGACCAGAG ggaaatactggaaaagaaGCCACCACAAGTCCCATCCCAGTAGTTCAG GACTCAGCAGCTACAGCAGCATATGTACAAAGGGCAGGCCGGAATCCAAAGCCGTCTCTGCTGGGGACACGTCCCACGTTGCCCCAACTAATCGGAGTGCAATGTTTGAAACCATCAAGCAGGCTCCCAGAGGGCAACTTGCAATGA
- the AKIP1 gene encoding A-kinase-interacting protein 1 isoform X1, whose protein sequence is MEGARAGRTAALARAVLERARRRRRRPAGRLPASAPEEDSERLSAAFASIVNLMNQATKECEKYYSFMAACRCKEHEIKHICRYHGRQAGETELEYSEEERTETSVAPCQAQTCQQRTRQASEDIYIEVSPGTYSVTATSEDMVQQTHVVDVDAGQSVDLTFVL, encoded by the exons atgGAGGGGGCGCGTGCGGGGCGGACGGCGGCGCTGGCGCGCGCTGTACTGGAacgggcgcggcggcggcggcggcggccggcgggACGGCTCCCGGCCTCGGCCCCG GAAGAAGATTCAGAACGTCTTAGTGCAGCATTCGCCTCAATAGTGAACTTGATGAATCAAGCCACGAAGGAATGTGAG AAGTACTATAGCTTCATGGCAGCCTGTAGATGCAAAGAGCATGAAATCAAACACATCTGCAGATACCACGGCAGGCAAGCTGGGGAAACAGAGCTGGAATACTCCGAAGAAGAG aggaCTGAAACCTCTGTAGCACCCTGTCAAGCTCAAACTTGCCAGCAACGT ACCAGACAAGCTTCTGAAGACATCTACATTGAAGTTTCTCCTGGCACCTATTCTGTCACAGCAACCTCAGAGGACATGGTACAACAAACCCACGTGGTGGATGTCGACGCAGGACAAAGCGTTGATTTAACTTTTGTTCTATGA
- the AKIP1 gene encoding A-kinase-interacting protein 1 isoform X2, which yields MSFNELEEEDSERLSAAFASIVNLMNQATKECEKYYSFMAACRCKEHEIKHICRYHGRQAGETELEYSEEERTETSVAPCQAQTCQQRTRQASEDIYIEVSPGTYSVTATSEDMVQQTHVVDVDAGQSVDLTFVL from the exons ATGTCCTTTAATGAGCTAGAG GAAGAAGATTCAGAACGTCTTAGTGCAGCATTCGCCTCAATAGTGAACTTGATGAATCAAGCCACGAAGGAATGTGAG AAGTACTATAGCTTCATGGCAGCCTGTAGATGCAAAGAGCATGAAATCAAACACATCTGCAGATACCACGGCAGGCAAGCTGGGGAAACAGAGCTGGAATACTCCGAAGAAGAG aggaCTGAAACCTCTGTAGCACCCTGTCAAGCTCAAACTTGCCAGCAACGT ACCAGACAAGCTTCTGAAGACATCTACATTGAAGTTTCTCCTGGCACCTATTCTGTCACAGCAACCTCAGAGGACATGGTACAACAAACCCACGTGGTGGATGTCGACGCAGGACAAAGCGTTGATTTAACTTTTGTTCTATGA